The following nucleotide sequence is from Fibrobacter sp. UBA4297.
GTCCCGGACATCCGATTTGCCACCGGCTACGCCCACGTGAGCAATTTTGCGTTCAACATCATCAAGCAGCGCGTGCCCGGCCCGTACACATTCATTTTGCCCGCCGACCCGCACATTGCGCGCAAGCTCGACGTGAAGCGCCCTGAAATCGGCATCCGCATCCCGACGCACCCGTTTTTCAAGGAACTCTTCCAGCACTTTGACAAGCCTATCTTGAGCACGGCTGCCAAGCTCAGCGACGAAGACATCTACGAAACCGACGAGCTCTGGAAAACGTTCCAGCACTCCGTGAACATGATGGTCGACTGCGGCAACATCGAGATCAATCCGACAAACGTCGTAAGCCTCGTTGGCGACTGCGTGGACGTCATCCGCGGAGAACTTGCATAAGCAAAGCTTTTGACAAGTTTTGCGCTTATTTCTATATTGCAGTTTACTCGCCTGGGTAATTTAACGGGATAAAATACGTCCCTCCTAAGGATGATATCCGCGTTCGAGTCGCGGCCCGGGTATAGAAAGGTCTCCTACGTCATGTGGGAGACCTTTCTATTTTGTAATTTAATTTATGTAAAATCAAAAATTTATATTGAACTTTGGCTACGACTTGTTCTTATATTCCTTGGGCGAGCAGCCGGTGTATTCCTTGAACGCTTGCGCAAACTTGCTAGAGTTTGTATAGCCCACACGGCTTGCAACTTCGGCGACATTAAATTTGCCATCTAGCAAAAGCTGGGTGGCTTTTTTCATGCGGTACGTCTTGAGGTACGAATAAATGGAATCGCCGTACGCCAGCTTGAAATACTTTTTCATCTGCGTCGGGCTCATTTCGATTTGCTTGGAGAGCTGTTCGAGCGTCAAATGCTCTTCGACATTCTCGCGGAGGATTTCGCGCAGGAGTTCCATTTTGCCCTTGTAAGCGCTCGGAATTTGCACCGCCGTTTCGTACTTGGCTTCGGAATCAAGGCGGCTCAAGAAGAGGATGAGTTCGAGTACCTTAATCTTGAAATACGGCAAACGGATGTTTTTCGGGAGCCTGTAAAGTTCCGAGAAAATATGGCTCACGTGCTCGCTAGACGGGAGTTTCAGCGGGAGTGTAAGCGGCTGGATTTTTTCGATAAGGGCCGCAAAGTCAACACCGACCGCCTTGAACATGTTCATGAGTTCGCATTGGCAGCGATCCATCGAGAACACGACCGCAATGCCGTGGTAGCAATGCACCGGGAATTTGAACGTCTTGCAAGCCGGCATACGGTCGAGCAAAACGAGGCCATTCTCTTCCATGGATTTCGGCATGGATTCCGAATTCAGCCATTCTGCGCTGCCGTTATGGCAATGGAGCACAATCAAATTCTTGCCTTGATTTTCAAAATTGAAAGTAAATTCCTTGAGATGGAAATTGCTGTAGAAGACCTGTAGCCCAGGCAATACGTTATACGTTAGAAGATGCCCCGTCCCCGTTTTATTTTGTAACATATAATGGGAAAAGAAATCTGTATTCTGGATTTGAATCAGATTTTTATCGGGTACGGGCTTTAACATAATCTCTCTCAAAAATTAGACCGAACCAAGTATTTTAGTCTAAACCAATTTTATTAGTTTTATCTAACTTAGTCCAGCCTAAATTTAGGCAATTTTATTTAAAACGGCAAGTGACTCCACTAAAAGAAATACTTACCTTTTACCCATATTTGCGTATTTTTCTTGTAAGTTTTAAACGTACCGCGCCTTCCGCCAAGCCAATCGCCGCCTAACGAAATCGTTATTTGGTCATTCAGGAGGTAATCTGCCGCCGGACGCACATAGAAACCGACATTGTCGACATCAAACATTCCGTAAACAGAAAGTTTAAGCGTATTGTTTAAAAGCTCCTTGGAAATGCGGGCTGTAATCATGGACGTATTCTGTTCTGTACCCAAAACATCGCGGTAATCCATGATAATTTTGTGCATGTACTGGAACATAAAAGTCCAGTCATCGCCTGCATACCAGTCCAAGCCAAGCATGCCATTGAACGTCTTTCGCAACTTGTAATCAAGCGATTTTTTCAGGGCAATAGGTTCGCCGAAATACGCCGCCACCTCGCCACGAATCACAATTTCACCCGCCGGGATAGAGACATCACCACCGACAACATTCATCGGCTCGTACACACCCTTAATCACGGCAGATTTCGTTTCCGGATCGAAGCTCGCAATCGTGACAGGCGACTTATTGAAAGTGCGCAGCGCCGTAAGCGAGAAATCGAGATTCTCCAGGAAGAAACGCAAACGGCCACCCACTTCGCTGTTCTTGAGACGCTTTTCAGGAGTACCGCTCAAGTCCATGCTCGTATTCGCAGGCAACGGCATCGTCCAAGGATTATCCTCGCCCGAGGGCATCACAAAATACTCCGGAACAGGCACAAAGACGAGTTCGGCGGAGAAGCTTTCGCCAGGATACTTGAGGTTGATGGCATTCACAGGCACGCGAATGTCGTCGTAATCGTTCGCCATGAATTCCGTGTAGTCCATAGGCGAAATCAAGTCCGTCAGGCGGAGCCCATCGGCAACGCCCCACGTGATAATTTGACGACCCGCCTTGACTTCAAGGTATTTGCCGGCATAGTCAAAATACGCTTCGCGAAGGAACGCTCCCGACTGGTCTTTGATGAGGCTGTTGTACGCGAGATTGACACTCGAGAAAAGCGAAGCCTCGCCGTAATTCGCGCGCATTTCAAGACGGAGGCGCGTCCGCGAAGACATGATCTTGTGCGGACTTTGCACCTGCAGCGCGTGATACGAATCCACAAAGCCGTTCAGCTGCAGAGAAAGCTCGTCTTCCTGAGCGTGCGCGGATAAGGCGAACGCTGCGGACAACGCCAATGAAATCATAGATTGCTTCGTCACTTTGTTCCTCGCAATGACGTGTTTTATCATTTATCCTCCTTAATGGGAGATGCCCGCGCAATGGCGGGCATGACAATCATACATTCACTGGATCCTATCGGGGCATCGCCCCTCCAGGATGACACAGGACTGTACTGCCTACTAACTACAACCCGCGTTCCAGTTTGTTCACAGAGAAAATCTTGGAATCGAGCTGGATGTTGTATTTCGGATCGAGGAAAAGGAGTTCCGTGGAGTGTCCCGTTTGCACGTTCTTCATTTCCATCTTGCCGACAGTCCAAAAACCGTCAACCTTCTTGATGTCCGAAGAAACCATCTGGCGATGGAGTTTGCCGAGCTTGTCGTAGAATTCGACCTTGGCGACGACATCGCAATCCTTGCGGATCCAGACGAGTTTCTTGGAGAAGATTTCGCCATCCTTCTTGGGAGTCGATTCAACGACATAGTAATCGAAACCATCTGCAGATTCTTCGCGCAAGAGCTTGTGTGTATCTTCATCGACATTGCGCTTGCCGATATCATCGTATGTGAAGTCGGAGCCCATGAAGTAATCGGTCTTGGAGCTCTTTCCGCTGATACGGCGGGTCTTTTTCAAGGCAGGCAGATAGAGCCACTTGTCGTCTTCCTTGTTGACATCGTCATAATTTACGGTCAAGAATCCCGTACCCTTCACATCGTTTGGATAAAGGAAGAACATGATGGTCTTGGTATCTTCGCCCACATCCATTGCATACGAAGTAATCTTGCGGACACGGGTGTTACCGCTCTTGTTCACGAGCTTCATTTCCATCGAGGAAGAGCGCGTGTCGCCATCCGGGCGGTTCTTGACCTTGACCATGATGTCACGGGCATTCGTCTGAGCCATGGACATTGCACTGAGAGCGACAACGAGCGTCGCAGCAATTTTTGAAATTTTCATAGAATCCTCCTATTTTCCGAAAATTTTAAACTTCTTGATTAAAAGCGGTGTCACGAACAGGTCGGCAAGCAAAGCCGAGACAAGGCCCACAAACACCACAAAGCCAAAGTTGAACATCTGCGTTGCCTGCGAAGTCGTAAAGCCCGCAAATGTCGCCACCATGATAATCGTTGTCATTACAAGAGCAGGTCCTGCAGTGCGGAACACCTTGAGAATAGATTCCGTGTAATTCTTGCAACGGTCAAATTCCACATGG
It contains:
- a CDS encoding L-threonylcarbamoyladenylate synthase — protein: MRLEVHPENPQPRIVKQAAEILEDDGLVLYPTESGYAIGCNAESTKAIHKLYALKKPMKKFFMALIVPDIRFATGYAHVSNFAFNIIKQRVPGPYTFILPADPHIARKLDVKRPEIGIRIPTHPFFKELFQHFDKPILSTAAKLSDEDIYETDELWKTFQHSVNMMVDCGNIEINPTNVVSLVGDCVDVIRGELA
- a CDS encoding helix-turn-helix domain-containing protein → MLKPVPDKNLIQIQNTDFFSHYMLQNKTGTGHLLTYNVLPGLQVFYSNFHLKEFTFNFENQGKNLIVLHCHNGSAEWLNSESMPKSMEENGLVLLDRMPACKTFKFPVHCYHGIAVVFSMDRCQCELMNMFKAVGVDFAALIEKIQPLTLPLKLPSSEHVSHIFSELYRLPKNIRLPYFKIKVLELILFLSRLDSEAKYETAVQIPSAYKGKMELLREILRENVEEHLTLEQLSKQIEMSPTQMKKYFKLAYGDSIYSYLKTYRMKKATQLLLDGKFNVAEVASRVGYTNSSKFAQAFKEYTGCSPKEYKNKS
- a CDS encoding DUF1302 family protein codes for the protein MIKHVIARNKVTKQSMISLALSAAFALSAHAQEDELSLQLNGFVDSYHALQVQSPHKIMSSRTRLRLEMRANYGEASLFSSVNLAYNSLIKDQSGAFLREAYFDYAGKYLEVKAGRQIITWGVADGLRLTDLISPMDYTEFMANDYDDIRVPVNAINLKYPGESFSAELVFVPVPEYFVMPSGEDNPWTMPLPANTSMDLSGTPEKRLKNSEVGGRLRFFLENLDFSLTALRTFNKSPVTIASFDPETKSAVIKGVYEPMNVVGGDVSIPAGEIVIRGEVAAYFGEPIALKKSLDYKLRKTFNGMLGLDWYAGDDWTFMFQYMHKIIMDYRDVLGTEQNTSMITARISKELLNNTLKLSVYGMFDVDNVGFYVRPAADYLLNDQITISLGGDWLGGRRGTFKTYKKNTQIWVKGKYFF
- a CDS encoding outer membrane lipoprotein-sorting protein, coding for MKISKIAATLVVALSAMSMAQTNARDIMVKVKNRPDGDTRSSSMEMKLVNKSGNTRVRKITSYAMDVGEDTKTIMFFLYPNDVKGTGFLTVNYDDVNKEDDKWLYLPALKKTRRISGKSSKTDYFMGSDFTYDDIGKRNVDEDTHKLLREESADGFDYYVVESTPKKDGEIFSKKLVWIRKDCDVVAKVEFYDKLGKLHRQMVSSDIKKVDGFWTVGKMEMKNVQTGHSTELLFLDPKYNIQLDSKIFSVNKLERGL